Sequence from the Mycobacteriales bacterium genome:
GTCCAGCTCGGTGATGCCCATCGCGTACGCCACCAGGGAGCCGGCGGCCGAGCCGCGGCCCGGGCCGACCCGGATGCCGGCCTCGCGCGCGTGCCGGCAGAGGTCGCCGACGACGAGGAAGTAGCCGGGGAAGCCCATCTGGATGATGACGCCCAGCTCGTACTCGGCCTGCTTGCGGTGGGTCTCCGGGACCCCGGCCGGGAAGCGCCGGGCCAGCCCGCGCTCGACCTCGGAGGTCAGGAAGCTGGCCTCGGTCATCCCCTCCGGGACCTCGAAGCGCGGCATCAGGTCCTGGTGGCTGAGCACCTCGCCGTAGCCGGTGACCTGCTCGGCCACCAGCAGCGTGTTGTCGCAGGCCTCGGGCAGGTCCTTCCAGACCTGGCGCATCCCCTCCGGGGACTTGAGGAAGTAGTCCGAGCCGTCGAACTTGAACCGCTTCGGGTCGGCCATGGTCTTGCCGGACTGCACGCACAGCAGCACGCCGTGGGCCTCGGCGTCGGTCTCGAACGTGTAGTGCAGGTCGTGCGTGGCCAGCGGCTTGAGCCCGAGGTCGGCGGCCAGCTTGAGCTGGTCGTCGCGCAGCCGGCGCTCGATCTGGATGCCGTGGTCCATCAGCTCGAGGTAGAAGTTGTCCGGGCCGAAGATGTCCCGGAACTCGGCCGCCGACGCGCGGGCCTTCTCGTAGTTGCCGATGCGCATCCAGGTCGCGACCTCGCCACCGGGGCAGCCGGTGGTGCCGATGAGACCCTCGGAGTAGCGCGACAGGATCTCGCGGTCGATGCGCGGCTTGTAGAAGAAGCCCTCGGTCGAGGCCAGGCTGGCCAGCCGGAACAGGTTGCGGATGCCGGTCTCGTCCTTGGCCAGCAGCGTCATGTGCGTGTACGCACCGCCGCCGGACACGTCGTCCTCGCCGCCGTCGGCCCAGCGCACCCGGGTCCGGTCGAACCGGGACGTGCCGGGCGTGACGTAGGCCTCCATGCCGACGATCGGCTTGACCCCGGCGCCCTTCGCCTGCTTGACGAAGTCGTACGCCCCGAAGACGTTGCCGTGGTCGGTCATCGCCAGCGCCGGCATCCCCATCCGGGACGTCTCGGCGAACAGGTCCTTCAACCGGGCGGCGCCGTCCAGCATGGAGTATTCGGTGTGCACG
This genomic interval carries:
- the dnaE gene encoding DNA polymerase III subunit alpha, whose protein sequence is MLDGAARLKDLFAETSRMGMPALAMTDHGNVFGAYDFVKQAKGAGVKPIVGMEAYVTPGTSRFDRTRVRWADGGEDDVSGGGAYTHMTLLAKDETGIRNLFRLASLASTEGFFYKPRIDREILSRYSEGLIGTTGCPGGEVATWMRIGNYEKARASAAEFRDIFGPDNFYLELMDHGIQIERRLRDDQLKLAADLGLKPLATHDLHYTFETDAEAHGVLLCVQSGKTMADPKRFKFDGSDYFLKSPEGMRQVWKDLPEACDNTLLVAEQVTGYGEVLSHQDLMPRFEVPEGMTEASFLTSEVERGLARRFPAGVPETHRKQAEYELGVIIQMGFPGYFLVVGDLCRHAREAGIRVGPGRGSAAGSLVAYAMGITELDPVEHRLLFERFLNPERVSMPDIDLDFDERRRGDMIRYATEKYGEDRVSQIITYGTIKAKQAVKDASRVLGFPFSTGDRITKVMPPPVMGKDVPLHGIFDPAHPRYKEATEFRALYESDGEVKKVVDTARGLEGLKRQWGVHAAGVILSKDPLLDVIPIQRRELDGAIITQFDMGACESLGLLKMDFLGLRNLTVLDDCLLNIKSNRGEDVVLETLPLDDKAAYELLARGDTLGVFQLDGGPMRSLLRSMRPTAFEDISAVLALYRPGPMGANAHNEYADRKNNRKPVVPIHPELAESLEDILGETYGLIVYQEQVMAIAQKVAGYSLGAADLLRRAMGKKKKEILDKEYVPFSAGMKENGYSDGAIKTL